The Candidatus Schekmanbacteria bacterium genomic interval AGCAGGTAGTCTTCGGCAGAAGCTGATATGATAAGGGCATTAGTTGATTTGTCAGCAGATATGATAACATCTCTTCCGAATAGCGGCGCTGACGGTTGTGCTTCTCCGGGTTTCGCTGCACCTGTGGTTCCTGCTTTTGGGGCTTTGCTTACTATCCCGTTTAAAACTCCGGCAAGATCTTCAGCTACTGCATTATTAAGATAATAAACATTCACTTTGCTTGTTCCCTTTTCAACAGGAGAATCAAGCTTTTCAAGCAGCTCTTCTATCCGCTTGGTGGTCTGTAAGTCAGCTACTATTATAAGTGCATTTAGTCTTTCATCAGGTATTATTTTGGGTCCTTCAGCTTTGCCTCCGCCTGACGTGGTACCTGGTTTTGCCCCCTTTACGCTTTCTACGCCAAGTTTTAATGCCTGTTCCAATATGTCTTTAAGTTCACTTGAAAGCGATTTTGCAGAGGCATTTTTAAGAGGCAGTACAGTTATAACAGGTCTTTCCTCAAGCCCTGCCACATCGATTGCGTCTATTATTTTAAGAAGCCGTTTTATATTCTCTGCTGTGTCGCTTATGATAAGAGTGTTTGTAGGACTATATGATGAGATGGTTCCTGTCTTTGGGCTCACTAATTGCGCTACCGCACCTTTGATCTGTTCCGCACTTGCATATTGAAGGTGTGTAACATAGGTTATTAGCTGTGCCGAGTCAGGCAGTTCCTTCCCGTCTTTGCCTAGTATTGTATCTATTGCACCCTGCCTTGCATCCAGTGCTTTTACTATCCTTATTGATTCTTTGCTTTCAATAACGTTATATCCCCGGTAATCGAGGACTGAAAGAAAAACATTCCAGGCTTCTTCCTTTGAAAGTTTTTTTGGTGCAATTATTGTTATCTTGTCGCGAAATGTATCGTCATAGATCATGTTCTTTCCCATGAGGTCTGAGAACATGGTTATCAGATCTTTGACCTCACCTTTGAAATCAAGAGTGATGAACTCTCCCTGCTGCGCGATGTTAGTCTTTGGAGGATTGCCTGGCTGAGGTGGTATAGGTGATGCCACCGGAGCAGGTCTTGGCGGCATCGGCGGTCGTGTAGGAGCTGCGGGTTTTTGAGCTGCGGCATTATCTGCTTTTACGGCACGTTTTTCTGATGGAGTCATCTTTGTTTCTTGCTGCTCATCGGCCTCTGTCTCTTCCTCACTGTCAGCTTCTTCTTCGTCATCAGAGCTATCTTCTTCATCTTCAGCATCCATCTCATCATCATCTGCTTCTACTTCTTTTTTCATGCTGCCGGCTGGTTTTGCAGGTGCTGCCGGTTTTCTGAGAGTAGAAACTATAGGTTTTTTCTTTGGCTGGTCATTGTTATCTTTCCCGTATGTGGAACCTTTTGAAAGGAGGAGAAGTAAAATAATACAAAGCAGGGACATTAAAACTCTTTTAATATCATTCACCTTATTTCCCTTTAGCATATTTATTAGTCCTTTAATTCATAATTCAGTGTAATATTTCTTCCGCCGCGCTCTACCTCTACAGTAATAGAGCTC includes:
- the gspD gene encoding type II secretion system secretin GspD yields the protein MNDIKRVLMSLLCIILLLLLSKGSTYGKDNNDQPKKKPIVSTLRKPAAPAKPAGSMKKEVEADDDEMDAEDEEDSSDDEEEADSEEETEADEQQETKMTPSEKRAVKADNAAAQKPAAPTRPPMPPRPAPVASPIPPQPGNPPKTNIAQQGEFITLDFKGEVKDLITMFSDLMGKNMIYDDTFRDKITIIAPKKLSKEEAWNVFLSVLDYRGYNVIESKESIRIVKALDARQGAIDTILGKDGKELPDSAQLITYVTHLQYASAEQIKGAVAQLVSPKTGTISSYSPTNTLIISDTAENIKRLLKIIDAIDVAGLEERPVITVLPLKNASAKSLSSELKDILEQALKLGVESVKGAKPGTTSGGGKAEGPKIIPDERLNALIIVADLQTTKRIEELLEKLDSPVEKGTSKVNVYYLNNAVAEDLAGVLNGIVSKAPKAGTTGAAKPGEAQPSAPLFGRDVIISADKSTNALIISASAEDYLLLKDIIAKLDIMKAQVFVESLIVEVSENKMVQLGVELNLLKDLEDASNPLNKVRAIGLTNFSSLQGLLSTTAGKIPTLPSGASVAITKGLITLADGTQVLNIAALGTALATQSGVNVLAQPQIITADNEEAEITVGENRRFIRSSTIVSDTANTVNTFEFRDVALNLKLTPHINKDGFVKMTVEQKVENVIPGSTSDQGVETSKREAKTTVVVKDMETIVIGGLIRETNSPSITKIPCLGDLPWIGWFFSQTSNTKEKTNLLIFLKPTIINTPVEFAKLSKDKKEVAKKFREDDENKKDIFYRTIIDGKYKFWKDDAPIPMLDDQSKLLEQTPQKEQEPGAEEKAPAHKTEVKKPAAEEMEVKPTNKSVTAEEMKVKPADKPVLAVTQGPEKTEAEKKTEIPPTEPVVQKKEEPILPTPVPGPPAE